Below is a window of Camelina sativa cultivar DH55 chromosome 11, Cs, whole genome shotgun sequence DNA.
tttaatccaCAAAATCAATTCCCAAACGTTTCCAACTCAATATacttaaaaacaatatatattttatcataatataaaactaaattaaggacaaacagaaagaagaaaaaaaaagttaacagtCAACAAGACCATGAGTTGATCGCCTATGAAAACAACCACAGCTGAGTTGATATACTCAACGTCAAGCCATTGTTCGTTCTTGACGACTTGAAGTCCAGGAACCTCGTTGGGGATGAGGAGTGTGATTGCCCCTACATCCGTGTGCGCAGCGGCTCCTATGGCTAAGTCCGATTTTGGAGACGGCTGATAGTAATTGACCCTGATCACATACTCTGCCATTTCGCCACCTAAATTTTGCAACAACGCCACGGGGGGTAACCCTAGTCCCTCTGATAACCAACCAAGAATTTTATCTGTTAGCTTCTTCACATGCCTTGTGTACTCCTCATTCACCTCCCTGAAACGGCCATGCCCCAATATATCAGCAAAGATCTAACTTTTGAATTTGAGATTTGTTAGGTGAAATAAATTATAGCGTAAAAACACGAATTATTTTgaattggtttttggtttattatctaatatgattttattagaaACGTACCTGTACTGGGGAGGATTTTTAGGccaatatttataattgataacaGAGGGTGGGGAGAGTCTGTGACTCAGATGTTCGTCCCAAGCCTTAATACCTTCTAGATAGTTCCTCTTGTATCcttcaatgtcttcttctttcgcCACCGCTTCCTTTTCTGCCTCCGGCAGGTCAAAGAATTGCTTCCCAACCGCTTGCAGCTGCCGCATCAGCTCGGTTGGAATCCCATGGTTAACCACCTGAAAAATTCCCCACTCTTCACTCGCTCTCGTCACCTCACGCATCAGGAACTCTTCATCAGAAACGCTTAGATCAACGACGGGAATGTCCAGTTCCAGGCTTTCGCGA
It encodes the following:
- the LOC104726980 gene encoding probable flavonol synthase 5 — protein: MDDERNHNTSSSSLPSLCKQLASSTPRESLELDIPVVDLSVSDEEFLMREVTRASEEWGIFQVVNHGIPTELMRQLQAVGKQFFDLPEAEKEAVAKEEDIEGYKRNYLEGIKAWDEHLSHRLSPPSVINYKYWPKNPPQYREVNEEYTRHVKKLTDKILGWLSEGLGLPPVALLQNLGGEMAEYVIRVNYYQPSPKSDLAIGAAAHTDVGAITLLIPNEVPGLQVVKNEQWLDVEYINSAVVVFIGDQLMRMSNGRYKNVLHRATLDKENVRISWPVFVAPRHDLLIGPLPELTGDENPPKFETLVYQDYLHQTFEKWALDKLYSS